One segment of Clostridium botulinum DNA contains the following:
- a CDS encoding NUDIX hydrolase, with the protein MTWIKEIEDYNPYNEQEVADKKFILDCIKQYDNLLTRENPLAHMTSSGYIVNKNRDKVLMIHHNIYNTWAWTGGHTDGDSDFLHVAIKEAQEETGVKYFNIVTSEILSLDVLPVKGHFKKGNYISAHLHLSVAYVLECDENEELIIKKDENSGVKWIPVNEIHLYSNEPDMIELYSKFNEKIKKLY; encoded by the coding sequence ATGACTTGGATTAAAGAAATAGAGGATTATAATCCATACAATGAACAGGAAGTTGCAGATAAAAAATTTATATTAGACTGTATAAAGCAATATGATAATTTACTTACTAGAGAAAATCCATTAGCTCATATGACCAGCTCTGGATACATAGTAAATAAAAATAGAGATAAGGTATTAATGATTCATCATAATATATACAATACTTGGGCATGGACTGGTGGTCATACTGACGGTGATAGTGACTTTTTGCATGTTGCAATAAAAGAAGCTCAAGAGGAAACTGGTGTTAAATATTTTAATATTGTTACTAGTGAAATATTATCATTAGATGTGTTGCCAGTTAAAGGACACTTTAAAAAAGGAAACTATATATCTGCACATTTACATTTATCAGTAGCTTATGTTTTAGAGTGTGATGAAAATGAAGAACTTATAATAAAAAAGGATGAAAATAGTGGAGTTAAATGGATTCCTGTAAATGAAATTCATTTATATTCAAATGAACCTGATATGATTGAACTTTATAGTAAGTTTAATGAAAAAATAAAAAAACTATATTAA